In Cotesia glomerata isolate CgM1 linkage group LG1, MPM_Cglom_v2.3, whole genome shotgun sequence, one genomic interval encodes:
- the LOC123271464 gene encoding probable methyltransferase-like protein 15 homolog has product MNQIILNKLPLKLGVKYFTQIAAELSEKVYTRPHKPVMVNEVIKYLKPSAGETFVDMTFGAGGHSTRIIEFAPNIKIYALDRDPVAHNYAKIMAEKYPGQVIPLLGRFSELPALLKEQRVLPNSIDGFIFDFGCSSMQFDVAERGFALSKDGPLDMRMDGFRCPDEPTAADVLERCTEQDLARIIKYYGEEKQYKKIARALIEARYMFKSLKTTKELARLVESVLDKDFRTDRLGRFAHSATKVFQALRIFVNNELNEINYAILIAEKYLKINGRLITISFHSLEDTVVKRHLSGNITDNAANTSSMRFQNYGKTFSHSQVVDMTESPWRMFHKHVILPSDEEIDENPRSRSAKFRAIAKVK; this is encoded by the coding sequence ATGAACcaaataatactaaataaattaccttTAAAACTGGGTGTAAAGTATTTTACTCAAATTGCTGCAGAACTATCAGAAAAAGTATATACTCGACCTCACAAACCCGTTATGGTTAATGAagtgattaaatatttaaagccTTCAGCTGGTGAGACATTTGTTGATATGACTTTCGGTGCAGGTGGCCATTCAACTCGAATTATTGAATTTGCaccaaatattaaaatttatgcgTTAGATAGAGATCCGGTTGCTCATAACTATGCTAAGATTATGGCAGAAAAATATCCTGGACAAGTTATACCATTACTTGGAAGATTTTCAGAGTTACCAGCATTATTGAAAGAACAAAGAGTTTTGCCAAATAGCATTGAtggttttatttttgattttggcTGCTCTTCTATGCAGTTTGATGTTGCAGAGCGGGGTTTTGCTTTGTCAAAGGATGGACCTCTTGATATGCGAATGGATGGATTTCGATGTCCAGATGAGCCGACTGCCGCTGATGTATTAGAAAGATGTACTGAACAAGATTTAGCTCGCATAATAAAGTATTACGGTGAAgaaaaacaatataaaaaaatagctCGTGCTCTTATTGAAGCAAGATACATGTTTAAAAGCTTGAAAACAACTAAAGAGCTTGCACGTTTAGTGGAGTCTGTTCTTGATAAAGATTTTCGAACTGATAGACTTGGTAGATTTGCTCACTCGGCTACTAAAGTGTTCCAAGCATtacgaatatttgttaataatgaattaaatgaaataaattatgcaaTATTAATtgctgaaaaatatttaaaaatcaatggaCGTCTTATTACAATATCTTTTCATTCACTTGAAGATACTGTTGTAAAACGTCATTTGTCGGGTAATATAACTGATAATGCTGCTAATACTTCATCAATGAGATTCCAAAATTATGGAAAAACTTTTTCTCACAGTCAAGTTGTGGATATGACTGAATCGCCTTGGAGAATGTTTCATAAACATGTTATA
- the LOC123271471 gene encoding ubiquinol-cytochrome-c reductase complex assembly factor 2: MAGTYKNYLKLLEAWPVDKYKPGRDLGEYIRDRIKLEFSTNKVRSQAEKEECDRNYVSLKKISSNHYAKLYPRKLNSSGTGLSYEQCSCILSPEILENYQRQKRNFFQRILDYAAKPDDKNEPNNTK; this comes from the exons ATGGCCggcacttataaaaattatttgaaactaCTGGAAGCTTGGCCTGTAGATAAGTATAAACCTggaag agatTTGGGGGAGTACATTAGAGATcgaataaaattagaattttctaCTAATAAAGTACGAAGTCAAGCTGAAAAAGAAGAGTGTGATCGTAACTACGtaagtcttaaaaaaatatcatcaaatcATTACGCAAAGTTATATCCTCGAAAGCTTAATAGTTCAGGAACTGGTTTAAGTTACGAACAGTGTAGTTGCATTCTAAGCCCTGAAATATTAGAGAATTACCAGAGACAAaaacgtaatttttttcaaagaatatTAGACTATGCTGCAAAACCTGATGATAAAAATGAACcaaataatactaaataa
- the LOC123271457 gene encoding pre-mRNA-splicing factor ISY1 homolog, with amino-acid sequence MARNAEKAMTTLARWRAAQNTDGFKKEPERRPYLASECRDLRKAEKWRLQIIREVAKKVAQIQNAGLGEFRIRDLNDEINKLLREKKHWEAQIKELGGPDYSRVGPRMLDHEGREVPGNRGYKYFGAAKELPGVRELFEQEPPAPPKKTRAELMKDIDADYYGYRDDDDGILEPLERETESSKRDVKISSWVYHESKDDEENEIEITAQRSIPSQEEIKEAIINRKKQELLEKYVL; translated from the exons ATG gctCGTAATGCTGAAAAGGCTATGACAACATTAGCTCGTTGGAGAGCAGCACAAAATACAGATGGATTTAAAAAGGAACCAGAGCGAAGGCCTTACTTAGCATCTGAATGTCGGGATTTAAGGAAGGCAGAAAAATGGAGATTACAAATAATTCGAGAAGTTGCCAAAAAAGTTGCACAAATTCAAAATGCTGGTCTTGGTGAATTTCGAATTCGTGATCTTAATGatgaaataaacaaattgttaagagaaaaaaaacattgggAAGCGCAAATCAAAGAACTTGGAGGTCCAGATTATTCCAGAGTTGGACCACGCATGCTAGATCATGAAGGACgtgaa GTACCTGGAAATCGTGGGTACAAGTATTTTGGAGCAGCCAAAGAGTTACCAGGAGTACGAGAATTATTCGAACAAGAACCACCAGCACCCCCTAAAAAAACACGAGCTGAATTAATGAAGGACATTGACGCTGACTACTATGGATACAGAGACGATGATGATGGAATTCTTGAACCATTAGAGCGCGAAACTGAGTCCAGTAAGCGTGATGTTAAGATCAGTAGTTGGGTTTATCATGAAAGTAAAGATGATGAAGAAAATGAAATAGAAATAACTGCGCAACGCTCAATACCTAGTcaagaagaaattaaagaaGCAATAATAAACAGGAAAAAACAAGAACTGCtagaaaaatatgttttataa
- the LOC123271413 gene encoding synaptotagmin-14: protein MILTGSDHFLSGSVGVTAFLGAVAGFVTLLLVLFLYLTRKWTFTPVSQTVFGGICVPLNDTTHCSDFTTPPITKNLDKIFTFSDPETSSDSEEDAFRRLQNSHSTHPPNILTIQTEDGSTFVDAGNTSNNCNEEHPSDQQECVVEVGSSNILMETPESDKVIEELCSPSSEIAPTLGGLIEEIGSLEVAFLYDAPMREMTVQVLQGRNYPAGIGGSQVRLVLLPSKKQRRKTRVRQGTSPQYMESFLLPRVNPEDVNAMGVRLRVYLWGGRMRRERLLGEARVCFDQINLQLETTLCLPLQPPLSSPVQEWGTTTSLTRSDSTGSQQSVQSYASPTIPPYGSSMKGGSIAEILIGLAYNGTTGRLSVEIIKGSHFRGGGGNDTKPPDTYVKLTLVDSNSHEMGRCKTGLRRAQPNPLYKETFIFQVALFQLGDVTLFVSVYNRRRSAMGKKGREMIGWLCLGLNSSGPEELQHWNEMRIARQPTQVQRWHSLLRP from the exons ATGATTCTCACCGGATCAGACCATTTCTTATCGG GTTCGGTGGGAGTGACTGCTTTTCTTGGAGCAGTAGCCGGTTTCGTTACTCTTCTCTTGGTACTCTTTTTATATCTAACACGAAAATGGACTTTTACACCCGTTTCGCAGACGGTTTTTGGTGGAATCTGTGTACCATTAAATGATACAACTCATTGTTCGGATTTTACAACACCTCCGATTACCAAAAATTTAG acaaAATCTTTACATTTTCGGATCCAGAAACAAGTTCTGATTCAGAAGAAGACGCATTCCGCCGATTACAAAACTCTCATTCGACACATCCTCCGAATATTCTCACGATTCAGACTGAAGATGGATCAACTTTTGTTG atGCTGGTAATACTTCCAATAATTGTAATGAAGAACATCCTTCAGATCAACAAGag tgTGTGGTTGAAGTCGGatcttcaaatattttaatggaAACACCAGAATCTGATAAAGTTATTGAAGAACTTTGTAGTCCATCGAGCGAAATAGCACCAACACTTGGTGgattaattgaagaaatagGAAGCTTAGAAGTGGCATTTTTGTATGACGCACCAATGCGAGAAATGACG GTTCAAGTTCTTCAAGGACGAAATTATCCAGCAGGTATCGGGGGAAGTCAAGTTCGTCTTGTTTTGCTTCCGTCAAAGAAGCAGAGACGTAAAACACGAGTTCGTCAAGGTACATCACCACAATATAtggaaagttttttattaCCTCGAGTTAATCCTGAAGATGTTAATGCAATGGGCGTAAGGTTGAGAGTTTATCTCTGGGGTGGTAGAATGCGTCGAGAACGACTTTTAGGTGAAGCTAGAGTTTGTTTTGATCAAATCAATCTTCAATTAGAAACCACACTTTGTCTGCCTCTACAGCCTCCACTCTCTTCGCcg gTCCAAGAGTGGGGTACGACTACGAGTTTAACTCGAAGTGACTCAACCGGATCTCAACAGTCTGTACAGTCGTATGCATCTCCAACAATACCTCCTTACGGTAGTAGTATGAAGGGTGGAAGCATAGCTGAAATACTTATCGGTCTTGCTTATAATGGTACTACCGGTCGTCTTTCGGTAGAAATAATAAAGGGCTCACATTTTCGTGGTGGTGGTGGTAATGATACAAAACCACCAGATAcatatgttaaattaacattagTTGACAGTAATAGTCATGAAATGGGTCGATGTAAAACTGGACTGAGACGAGCACAACCAAATCCACTTTACAAGGAAACTTTTATATTTCAGGTTGCTTTGTTTCAGCTAGGGGATGTTACACTTTTTGTATCAGTATATAATCGCCGTCGTTCAGCGATGGGTAAAAAAGGCCGTGAAATGATTGGTTGGCTTTGTCTTGGATTAAACAGTTCTGGGCCTGAAGAGTTACAGCATTGGAATGAAATGCGGATTGCAAGGCAACCAACTCAAGTGCAACGTTGGCACTCACTTTTACGTCCAtaa